One window of the Emcibacter sp. genome contains the following:
- a CDS encoding electron transfer flavoprotein subunit beta/FixA family protein, producing MKILVPVKRVIDYNVKVRVKADNTGVELANVKMSMNPFDEIAVEEAIRLKEAGKAEEIIAISVGPAQAQETLRTALAMGADRAILVKTDDVVEPLAVAKILKAVVAEENPGLVILGKQAIDDDCNQTGQMLAALLGWPQGTFASEVNMEDGSVNVTREVDGGLETVKLNLPAVVTSDLRLNEPRYASLPNIMKAKRKPLDEKSPADYGVETAARLTTLKVEEPPKRQAGVKVESVDELVAKLRDEAGVL from the coding sequence ATGAAAATATTGGTCCCGGTAAAACGGGTTATCGACTATAACGTCAAAGTTCGCGTCAAGGCGGACAATACAGGCGTTGAGCTTGCGAATGTCAAAATGTCCATGAATCCTTTTGACGAAATCGCTGTGGAGGAAGCCATCCGCCTGAAGGAAGCCGGCAAGGCAGAGGAAATCATTGCCATTTCCGTCGGCCCGGCCCAGGCCCAGGAAACCCTGCGGACGGCCCTGGCCATGGGCGCCGATCGCGCCATCCTGGTGAAAACCGACGACGTTGTGGAACCGCTGGCCGTGGCCAAGATCCTGAAAGCCGTTGTCGCCGAGGAAAACCCGGGTCTTGTGATCCTGGGCAAACAGGCCATTGATGATGACTGCAACCAGACCGGCCAGATGCTGGCTGCCCTTCTGGGCTGGCCGCAGGGCACCTTCGCGTCCGAAGTCAATATGGAAGACGGTTCCGTCAATGTCACCCGTGAAGTCGACGGCGGCCTCGAGACCGTGAAGCTCAACCTGCCGGCCGTGGTCACCAGCGACCTGCGCCTGAACGAGCCGCGCTATGCCTCCCTGCCCAACATCATGAAAGCCAAGCGCAAGCCGCTGGATGAAAAGTCCCCGGCCGATTACGGTGTGGAGACTGCCGCCCGGCTGACAACCCTGAAAGTCGAGGAACCGCCAAAACGGCAGGCCGGCGTCAAGGTTGAAAGCGTGGATGAACTGGTCGCCAAACTGCGCGACGAAGCGGGAGTACTCTGA
- a CDS encoding electron transfer flavoprotein subunit alpha/FixB family protein, with translation MTSLVFADHDNAVLKDSTLNAITAAAALGGDVHVLVAGSGCGAVADAAAKVAGVAKVLVADAADYEHPLAEVIAPLVVGLADGYDAVLAAATTTGKNFMPRVAALLDVAQISDIISVESADTFQRPIYAGNAIATVQSSDAKKVITVRTTNFAAAATEGGSATVENISAADNPGISSFVGQELSKSERPELTSAKIIISGGRGMGSGENFALVEAVADKLGAAVGASRAAVDAGFVPNDYQVGQTGKIVAPDLYIAVGISGAIQHLAGMKDSKVIVAINKDEEAPIFQVADYGLVADLFQALPELEKALS, from the coding sequence ATGACATCACTTGTATTTGCCGATCATGACAATGCAGTCCTTAAGGACAGCACCCTCAATGCCATCACTGCCGCCGCCGCCCTTGGCGGTGACGTCCATGTGCTTGTGGCCGGTTCCGGCTGTGGCGCCGTCGCCGACGCTGCCGCCAAAGTCGCCGGTGTGGCCAAGGTTCTGGTCGCCGATGCCGCCGATTACGAGCATCCGCTGGCCGAAGTCATCGCCCCGCTGGTCGTGGGCCTGGCTGATGGGTATGATGCCGTCCTCGCCGCCGCCACGACAACCGGCAAGAACTTCATGCCGCGGGTGGCTGCGCTTCTGGATGTGGCACAGATTTCCGACATTATTTCAGTCGAAAGCGCCGATACTTTCCAGCGCCCGATCTATGCCGGTAACGCCATCGCCACCGTGCAGAGCTCTGACGCCAAGAAAGTCATCACCGTGCGGACGACAAACTTTGCCGCCGCCGCGACTGAAGGCGGTTCCGCCACGGTGGAGAATATTTCCGCCGCGGACAATCCGGGTATTTCAAGCTTCGTCGGACAGGAACTTTCCAAATCCGAACGTCCGGAACTGACCAGCGCCAAGATCATCATCTCCGGCGGTCGCGGCATGGGCAGTGGCGAGAATTTCGCCCTGGTCGAAGCTGTCGCTGACAAGCTCGGGGCCGCCGTCGGCGCCTCCCGCGCCGCTGTCGATGCGGGTTTTGTGCCCAACGATTACCAGGTCGGCCAGACCGGCAAGATCGTGGCCCCTGACCTTTACATCGCCGTCGGTATTTCAGGGGCGATCCAGCACCTGGCCGGCATGAAGGATTCCAAGGTCATCGTCGCCATCAACAAAGATGAGGAAGCCCCCATCTTCCAGGTGGCCGACTATGGTCTGGTTGCTGACCTGTTTCAGGCTTTGCCTGAGCTGGAGAAAGCGTTATCATAA
- a CDS encoding 3-hydroxybutyryl-CoA dehydrogenase, translated as MVQTVGIIGAGQMGNGIAHVFCLAGYDVLMSDISQENLDKAMEVIEGNIGRQVAKGKIAEADATAAIARITPVVGTDKFGGCDLVIEAATENEDVKKQIFQEVCPKLKPEALLATNTSSISITRLASTTDRPEKFIGLHFMNPVPVMKLVELIRGIATSEETYSTAREVVKKLGKTSASSEDFPAFIVNRILLPMINEAIYTLYEGVGSVESIDKAMRLGANHPMGPLQLADFIGLDTCLSIMQVLFEGLADSKYRPCPLLVKYVEAGWLGQKVGRGFYDYRGDEPIPTR; from the coding sequence ATGGTTCAAACAGTAGGCATAATTGGTGCAGGGCAAATGGGCAACGGCATTGCCCATGTCTTTTGTCTGGCCGGATATGATGTGTTGATGAGTGACATCAGCCAGGAAAATCTGGACAAGGCGATGGAAGTCATCGAAGGCAATATCGGTCGCCAGGTTGCCAAAGGCAAAATAGCGGAAGCAGATGCAACAGCAGCGATCGCCCGCATCACACCCGTGGTTGGAACCGACAAATTTGGCGGCTGCGATCTGGTCATTGAAGCCGCCACCGAAAACGAGGATGTCAAAAAACAGATTTTCCAGGAAGTCTGCCCGAAACTCAAACCCGAGGCTCTTCTGGCCACCAACACATCCTCCATTTCCATCACCCGCCTGGCCTCGACCACGGACAGGCCGGAAAAATTCATCGGCCTGCATTTCATGAACCCGGTGCCGGTGATGAAGCTGGTGGAACTGATTCGCGGTATCGCCACAAGCGAAGAAACCTACAGCACCGCCAGGGAAGTCGTAAAGAAACTGGGCAAAACCAGCGCCAGTTCAGAGGATTTCCCGGCCTTTATCGTCAACCGGATCCTGCTGCCGATGATCAACGAAGCCATCTATACCCTGTATGAGGGCGTGGGCTCCGTCGAATCCATTGACAAGGCCATGCGGCTTGGCGCCAACCACCCGATGGGTCCGCTGCAGCTTGCCGACTTCATTGGCCTGGACACCTGCCTCAGCATCATGCAGGTCCTGTTCGAAGGTCTGGCCGACAGCAAATACCGGCCCTGCCCGCTGCTGGTCAAATATGTGGAAGCCGGCTGGCTCGGCCAGAAAGTCGGACGCGGTTTCTATGACTACCGCGGTGACGAACCGATACCGACCCGTTAA
- a CDS encoding polysaccharide deacetylase family protein — protein MHSVKLIILYLAKYLGLFHYSRKKTRRGLQILCYHGFSLADEHDFRPKLFMTAGTLERRLKTLRDSGFPVLPLGEACERLKAGSLPDNAVVITMDDGWQGSADHAWPLFRKYGFDWTLYLTTYYAEKQTQVMNLALQYLCWKSREKTVDLSSLSREFGKSLRLDVDMSREDLASRLVEIGEQIPTAQDRQDFVRRAASAFRLDQKEFEDKGLFRLMTLETSREMADSGVDIQLHTHRHTLGDGSRESLAKELADNRKRIARAGNKDPQHLCYPSGYYEPQHLQYLEELGIKSATTCFAGLNYLDTPLLELKRFLDGENISHIEFEAELNGFQELLRGFRK, from the coding sequence ATGCACAGCGTTAAACTGATTATTTTATATCTGGCCAAATATCTCGGCCTGTTTCATTACAGCCGGAAGAAAACAAGGCGCGGATTGCAGATCCTCTGTTATCACGGCTTTTCGCTGGCTGACGAACATGATTTTCGCCCGAAACTGTTCATGACCGCCGGCACCCTTGAGCGCCGCCTGAAGACCCTCAGGGACAGCGGTTTTCCGGTCCTGCCCCTGGGCGAGGCTTGTGAGCGGCTGAAGGCCGGCAGCCTGCCCGACAATGCGGTAGTGATCACCATGGATGACGGCTGGCAGGGATCGGCGGACCACGCCTGGCCGCTGTTCCGGAAATACGGGTTTGACTGGACACTTTACCTCACCACCTATTATGCGGAAAAACAGACCCAGGTGATGAACCTGGCGCTGCAGTATCTGTGCTGGAAGAGCCGGGAAAAGACCGTCGACCTGAGCAGCCTGTCCCGCGAGTTTGGCAAGTCCCTGCGTCTTGATGTGGATATGAGCCGGGAAGATCTGGCTTCGAGGCTGGTGGAGATCGGGGAGCAAATCCCGACAGCCCAGGACCGGCAGGATTTTGTCCGCCGGGCGGCTTCTGCCTTCCGGCTCGACCAGAAGGAATTCGAGGACAAGGGCCTGTTCCGGCTGATGACGCTGGAGACCAGCCGGGAAATGGCCGACAGCGGCGTCGATATCCAGCTGCATACCCATCGCCATACCCTGGGCGACGGCAGCCGCGAAAGCCTGGCGAAAGAACTTGCCGACAACCGGAAAAGGATTGCCAGGGCCGGGAATAAGGACCCGCAGCATCTGTGTTATCCCAGCGGTTATTACGAACCGCAGCATTTGCAGTATCTGGAGGAGCTTGGAATCAAAAGCGCCACCACCTGTTTCGCGGGTCTCAATTACCTTGATACACCGCTTCTGGAACTTAAGCGCTTCCTTGACGGAGAGAATATCTCCCACATCGAGTTCGAAGCCGAACTCAATGGTTTTCAGGAACTGTTGCGGGGCTTTCGCAAATAA
- a CDS encoding YHS domain-containing (seleno)protein, with protein sequence MDKLPKYLLFLSAFTVAILGGLAFYYTSQSYFADSLIYDDDNGIAIHGYDPVAYFTEEKAVYGDPLYEVSWAGSRWRFASPENRDLFADDPNKFAPQYGGYEPVMIVKGYSSPTDPLIWSMRDGLLYLHHNEQTKAYWLENFRDNRIQADASWPRIRSQLQYIQSQSE encoded by the coding sequence ATGGACAAATTACCGAAATACCTGCTTTTCCTGTCCGCTTTCACCGTGGCCATCCTCGGCGGACTGGCTTTCTATTATACGTCGCAAAGCTATTTTGCCGACAGCCTGATCTATGATGACGATAACGGCATTGCCATTCACGGCTATGATCCGGTCGCCTATTTCACCGAAGAAAAAGCGGTCTATGGCGATCCGCTGTATGAAGTGAGCTGGGCCGGCTCCCGCTGGCGCTTTGCCTCGCCGGAAAACCGCGATCTGTTTGCTGATGATCCCAACAAATTCGCCCCCCAGTATGGCGGCTACGAACCGGTGATGATCGTCAAAGGCTACTCCAGCCCAACAGATCCATTGATCTGGTCCATGCGCGACGGGCTTCTTTACCTGCATCATAATGAACAGACGAAGGCCTACTGGCTGGAAAATTTCCGCGACAACCGTATCCAGGCCGATGCCAGCTGGCCCCGCATCCGCAGCCAGCTGCAATATATCCAGAGCCAGTCGGAGTGA
- a CDS encoding M13 family metallopeptidase, whose translation MKKYLGYTGLSLLLGSALLAGGCSPASETSEEQASLTSGVHAEHMKTDVRPGDDFFEYVNGTWLETTEIPADKSSIGSFYYLRDNAEDDVKAIIEEAAAADNAPGSDAQKVGDFYNSYLDMETRNARGIEPLAPEFAKIDAIASYDDLAAWFAYADKVGFDAPFGLYINNDAKQADQYAVYAWQSGLGLPDREYYFKDDEKSVETREKYVAHVERMLTLAGLDDAADKAKKIMALETALADKHWLKEDNRDSVKRYNKYERAQLSGLVADFDWDGYLKETGLADLDVLIINQPSYMEAMAGIIRDTDLETWKTWAKWSVINNVAGRLTEEIDQANFDFYGKVLSGTLEQRPMWRRAVTAVNGTLGEVVGKVYVDKHFKPEAKARMQELVANLVKAYEVSIRDLDWMGEETKQQALEKLHKFTPKIGYPDQWKDYEKLEIRADDYFGNVKRARIVEHDRELAKLGGPIQRWEWHMTPQTVNAYYNPTMNEIVFPAAILQPPFFDMAADDAVNYGAIGGVIGHEIGHGFDDKGSTYNGDGELQNWWTDADRAAFEERTGKLVAQYNGFEALPELNVNGEFTLGENIGDLGGLSIAYKAYKMSLDGKDAPVIDGFTGEQRFFIGWAQAFQGKYRDEALRTRIQTDPHSPASFRVNGVVRNVPAFYEAFGVGEDGGLYLTPEERVKIW comes from the coding sequence ATGAAAAAGTATCTGGGATATACTGGACTGAGCCTTTTGCTGGGATCAGCCCTTCTGGCCGGGGGATGTTCCCCCGCCAGCGAGACATCGGAAGAACAGGCCAGCCTGACCTCCGGTGTGCATGCGGAACATATGAAGACCGACGTCCGGCCGGGCGACGACTTCTTTGAATATGTCAACGGCACCTGGCTCGAAACCACGGAAATTCCGGCCGACAAATCAAGCATCGGCTCCTTTTACTACCTGCGTGATAATGCCGAAGATGATGTGAAGGCCATTATCGAGGAAGCCGCCGCCGCCGACAATGCGCCGGGCTCGGACGCCCAGAAGGTCGGCGACTTCTATAACAGCTATCTGGATATGGAAACCCGCAACGCCCGCGGTATCGAACCGCTGGCGCCCGAGTTTGCCAAAATCGACGCCATTGCCTCCTATGATGACCTGGCGGCCTGGTTTGCCTATGCGGACAAGGTCGGCTTTGATGCGCCGTTCGGACTTTATATCAACAATGACGCCAAGCAGGCCGACCAGTATGCGGTCTATGCCTGGCAGTCCGGACTGGGCCTGCCGGACCGGGAGTATTATTTCAAGGACGACGAAAAATCCGTCGAGACCCGGGAGAAATATGTCGCCCATGTGGAGCGCATGCTGACCCTGGCCGGACTTGACGATGCCGCGGACAAGGCCAAAAAAATCATGGCTCTGGAAACGGCTCTCGCTGACAAGCACTGGCTCAAGGAAGACAACCGTGATTCGGTCAAGCGTTACAACAAATACGAACGCGCTCAACTGTCCGGTCTGGTGGCGGATTTCGACTGGGACGGGTACCTTAAGGAAACCGGCCTTGCTGATCTTGATGTTCTGATCATTAACCAGCCCAGCTATATGGAGGCCATGGCCGGCATTATCCGGGACACCGATCTTGAGACCTGGAAGACCTGGGCCAAATGGAGCGTGATCAACAATGTCGCCGGCCGGCTGACAGAGGAAATCGACCAAGCCAATTTCGATTTCTATGGCAAGGTTCTGAGCGGCACGCTGGAACAGCGGCCCATGTGGCGCCGGGCGGTTACCGCCGTCAACGGCACCTTGGGGGAAGTGGTCGGCAAGGTTTATGTGGACAAGCATTTCAAACCGGAAGCCAAGGCCCGGATGCAGGAACTGGTCGCCAACCTGGTCAAGGCCTATGAGGTCAGCATCAGGGACCTCGACTGGATGGGCGAGGAAACCAAACAGCAGGCGCTGGAGAAACTTCATAAATTCACCCCCAAGATCGGCTATCCCGACCAGTGGAAGGATTATGAAAAGCTGGAAATCCGGGCCGATGATTATTTCGGCAATGTCAAACGCGCCCGCATCGTCGAGCATGACCGGGAGCTGGCCAAGCTCGGCGGCCCGATCCAGCGCTGGGAATGGCATATGACGCCGCAGACGGTCAATGCCTACTACAATCCGACCATGAACGAGATCGTCTTCCCGGCCGCCATCCTGCAGCCGCCCTTCTTTGATATGGCGGCTGACGATGCTGTCAATTACGGCGCCATCGGCGGCGTGATCGGCCATGAAATCGGTCACGGTTTTGACGACAAGGGCAGCACCTATAACGGTGATGGGGAACTGCAGAACTGGTGGACGGATGCCGATAGGGCGGCGTTTGAGGAACGCACCGGAAAGCTTGTCGCCCAGTATAACGGCTTCGAGGCGCTGCCTGAGCTCAATGTGAACGGCGAGTTCACCCTGGGCGAGAATATCGGCGACCTCGGCGGCCTCAGCATCGCCTACAAGGCCTATAAAATGTCTTTGGACGGCAAGGACGCGCCGGTCATTGACGGCTTTACCGGTGAACAGCGTTTCTTCATCGGCTGGGCCCAGGCCTTCCAGGGCAAATACCGGGACGAGGCCCTGCGCACCCGGATCCAGACCGATCCGCACAGCCCGGCCAGTTTCCGGGTAAACGGCGTGGTCCGCAATGTGCCGGCCTTTTACGAGGCCTTCGGCGTCGGTGAAGACGGCGGCCTGTACCTCACCCCGGAAGAGCGGGTGAAAATCTGGTAA
- the phaR gene encoding polyhydroxyalkanoate synthesis repressor PhaR: MAKKDKTENGQIVIKKYANRRLYNTDSSSYVTLDDLATMVRDGKEFIVRDAKSGEDITHSVLTQIIFEEESKGETLLPINFLRQLIGFYGGGLQQVVPDYLESSLSMFSENQERFRHFVEENFAAGTPFSFKTFKPFEELTRKNMAAFENAMQMFSPFHGIPQPESQEKGKPADASKDDDQLSKLQEQLAAMQQQLQELQKK; this comes from the coding sequence TTGGCTAAAAAGGACAAAACTGAAAACGGACAGATTGTCATCAAGAAATATGCAAACCGGCGGCTGTATAATACAGACAGCAGCAGTTACGTGACGCTTGATGATCTGGCAACAATGGTCCGTGACGGGAAAGAGTTCATCGTCCGCGATGCGAAAAGCGGCGAGGACATTACCCACAGCGTCTTGACGCAGATTATTTTTGAAGAGGAAAGCAAGGGGGAAACCCTGTTGCCGATCAATTTCCTCCGCCAGCTGATCGGATTTTACGGCGGCGGCCTGCAGCAGGTGGTGCCGGATTATCTTGAATCCAGCTTGTCCATGTTTTCCGAGAATCAGGAAAGGTTCCGGCATTTTGTCGAGGAGAACTTTGCCGCCGGCACGCCCTTCTCCTTCAAAACCTTCAAACCGTTCGAGGAGCTGACCCGAAAGAATATGGCCGCCTTCGAGAACGCTATGCAGATGTTCAGCCCGTTCCACGGCATTCCCCAGCCGGAATCCCAGGAAAAGGGAAAACCGGCTGATGCTTCTAAAGATGACGATCAGCTCAGCAAGCTGCAGGAGCAACTGGCCGCCATGCAGCAGCAACTGCAGGAACTGCAGAAAAAATAA
- a CDS encoding TonB family protein, with protein sequence MIARAGTSFSLAMVVTFGLFFFMQQMTRTPDIQIPDVKFEPVIMGDIRRPKPIDNTIKRPERPEPVEIVDREELPLDPLPGNDVKINTGFDRGPVTPELPHKNTVGFSDGEVYAITAVAPEYPVSAARQGLSGYVVVGFTVDKRGAVTDAYVIESSSRLFEKSALRAITKFKYKPKVVDGSPVAQGNLLYKFTYELQDNA encoded by the coding sequence ATGATAGCACGCGCAGGAACATCTTTCTCATTGGCCATGGTGGTCACCTTCGGCCTGTTTTTCTTCATGCAGCAGATGACCAGGACACCGGATATCCAGATCCCGGACGTGAAATTCGAGCCAGTGATCATGGGCGATATTCGTCGCCCAAAGCCTATAGACAACACAATCAAAAGACCGGAACGCCCTGAACCAGTCGAAATTGTCGACAGGGAGGAACTCCCGCTGGATCCACTCCCTGGAAATGATGTTAAAATCAACACAGGTTTCGACAGAGGCCCTGTCACCCCGGAATTACCCCACAAGAATACAGTGGGATTCTCTGACGGAGAGGTCTATGCCATCACCGCCGTGGCCCCGGAATATCCCGTCTCAGCCGCCCGCCAGGGACTGAGCGGATATGTGGTGGTTGGTTTTACCGTCGATAAACGAGGCGCGGTGACCGATGCCTATGTGATCGAATCCTCCAGCCGGCTTTTTGAAAAAAGCGCGCTCAGGGCCATCACCAAATTCAAATACAAGCCGAAAGTGGTGGACGGCTCCCCGGTCGCCCAGGGCAACCTGCTGTATAAATTCACCTATGAACTGCAGGACAATGCCTGA
- a CDS encoding energy transducer TonB — protein MPDLWSPRSTGETLSLFIRAGFSLLAAIAVTFGLFYLMQRMTAPEDMAFEKQIAGYFPMPYQPVIIICGLIPYVTKPEIPGKFIDEYFRQTRPDLRIIENKLYTTLPQLELHGTGFAVLPAKLVASFNPEYPFSARRRKIEGYVLIGYEIDDQGAVVDPYVIDSSDKIFEKNALRAVIKFKYKPKFLDGMPIRQKGLKLKFTFGLENEN, from the coding sequence ATGCCTGATCTCTGGTCACCCCGCAGCACTGGAGAAACCCTGTCCCTGTTCATCAGGGCGGGTTTCTCCCTTCTTGCGGCGATTGCCGTCACCTTTGGCCTCTTCTATCTCATGCAGCGAATGACCGCGCCGGAGGATATGGCATTTGAAAAGCAGATTGCCGGTTATTTTCCCATGCCCTACCAGCCAGTGATCATCATCTGCGGTCTCATCCCATATGTGACCAAGCCTGAAATTCCCGGGAAGTTTATCGACGAGTATTTCAGACAGACTCGACCTGACCTTCGGATCATCGAAAACAAATTATACACCACTCTCCCTCAACTGGAATTGCACGGTACCGGATTCGCCGTGCTGCCGGCGAAACTGGTCGCCTCATTTAATCCGGAATATCCCTTTTCTGCCCGCCGGAGAAAGATAGAGGGTTATGTGCTCATTGGTTATGAAATAGACGATCAAGGAGCCGTTGTTGATCCCTATGTGATTGACTCATCAGATAAAATTTTCGAGAAGAATGCGCTCCGGGCTGTCATAAAATTTAAATATAAACCGAAATTTCTGGACGGCATGCCGATCCGGCAAAAAGGACTGAAGCTTAAATTCACTTTTGGGTTGGAAAACGAAAACTAA
- a CDS encoding biopolymer transporter ExbD has product MRHKRKGAEDDTDIDMTPMLDIVFIMLIFFIVTASFLKETGVEISRPDSSQKPKEPTEAQSIFIDITARDEVWYNKRRIDVRAVRPNVERDKAKMDTPSVVIKADRESSSGKVIEVVEGVRQAGVINYVVATPKAN; this is encoded by the coding sequence ATGCGTCATAAACGTAAAGGAGCCGAAGACGATACCGACATCGATATGACTCCGATGCTTGATATTGTTTTCATTATGCTGATCTTTTTTATCGTCACCGCGTCCTTCCTCAAGGAAACCGGTGTGGAAATTAGCCGTCCTGACAGCTCGCAGAAGCCGAAGGAACCCACCGAGGCCCAGAGTATCTTTATTGATATTACTGCCCGTGACGAAGTCTGGTACAACAAGCGCCGGATCGACGTCCGCGCCGTTCGCCCCAACGTGGAACGCGACAAGGCCAAGATGGACACACCGTCCGTGGTTATCAAGGCAGACCGCGAATCCTCTTCCGGTAAAGTGATCGAAGTGGTCGAAGGCGTCCGCCAGGCCGGTGTGATCAACTATGTGGTGGCAACGCCGAAAGCCAACTAG
- a CDS encoding alpha/beta fold hydrolase, whose amino-acid sequence MTDESPTQKIRTGPRPLPLHVANATSSWMSAAASLPLFLMGGLHCHPAREQAARLLRDELQKENMILLQQTVMMQAQERLIQMMQGIEAYQSHPYCRQVTQPPVALESGTTRLLDYGSEQTADGPVVIAVPSLINPSWILDLMEEHSLMRTLAAEGLRSYLVDWDAPGPLEKHFGLDDYIANRLVPMIREIARRHDRPVHLLGYCMGGNLSIAAAHILQGEGVLDSLTLIATPWDFHAERNVQLEGFLDIMEKSQNLFKDIGFVPMDIMQLFFFSLDPTLSDRKFRRFATLDPNDPKTEIFVAIEDWANEGAPLALNLAFDCLNRWYRDNLTHKGEWMVEGRAILPEEITLPCHVITPARDRIVPPASAKDILKHLPAATHTSAASGHVNMIAGYGADKILWPKIAKYIKYNYNK is encoded by the coding sequence ATGACGGACGAGTCTCCCACACAGAAAATACGCACCGGACCCCGGCCCCTGCCCCTGCATGTGGCCAACGCCACCAGCAGCTGGATGAGTGCGGCGGCCAGCCTGCCCCTGTTCCTGATGGGCGGGCTGCATTGTCACCCGGCCCGCGAACAGGCGGCGCGGCTCTTACGTGACGAGTTGCAGAAGGAAAATATGATCCTGCTGCAACAGACGGTGATGATGCAGGCGCAGGAGCGGCTCATTCAGATGATGCAGGGGATCGAGGCTTACCAGAGCCACCCCTATTGCCGTCAGGTCACCCAACCGCCGGTGGCCCTGGAAAGCGGCACCACCCGGCTGCTGGACTATGGCAGCGAACAGACCGCCGACGGCCCGGTGGTGATCGCCGTGCCCTCCCTGATCAACCCGTCCTGGATCCTTGATCTGATGGAAGAACACAGCCTGATGCGCACCCTGGCCGCCGAAGGCCTGCGGTCTTACCTGGTTGACTGGGACGCGCCGGGGCCGCTGGAAAAACATTTCGGGCTGGATGACTATATCGCCAACCGGCTGGTGCCGATGATCCGGGAAATCGCCCGCCGCCATGACCGCCCCGTCCATCTCCTGGGGTATTGCATGGGCGGCAACCTGTCCATTGCCGCCGCCCATATCCTGCAGGGGGAAGGCGTGCTCGACAGCCTGACCCTGATCGCCACGCCGTGGGATTTTCATGCGGAACGAAATGTACAGCTGGAGGGTTTTCTGGACATCATGGAAAAGTCTCAAAATCTGTTTAAGGATATAGGGTTTGTTCCCATGGACATCATGCAGCTGTTTTTCTTCAGCCTTGATCCGACCCTGTCAGACCGGAAATTCCGCCGCTTCGCCACCCTCGACCCGAACGACCCGAAAACGGAAATTTTTGTCGCCATCGAGGACTGGGCCAACGAAGGGGCGCCACTTGCCCTCAACCTGGCCTTTGACTGCCTGAACCGATGGTACCGGGATAACCTGACCCACAAGGGGGAATGGATGGTGGAAGGCCGGGCCATCCTGCCGGAAGAGATTACCCTGCCCTGTCATGTCATCACCCCGGCGCGCGACCGGATCGTCCCCCCCGCATCTGCGAAGGATATCCTGAAACATCTGCCGGCCGCCACCCATACCTCGGCCGCAAGCGGTCATGTGAACATGATTGCCGGATATGGGGCTGATAAAATATTATGGCCTAAAATAGCTAAATATATAAAATATAATTACAATAAATAA